In one Echinicola marina genomic region, the following are encoded:
- a CDS encoding sialate O-acetylesterase yields MCLNRSSVVCLIILLVLKVHWGYGEVKLPHLISNGMVLQRDQEIRIWGWSDAGETVKVVFEGKNKVVTASADGVWEAFFPAMKAGGPYAMKISGSANAISLEDIWLGDVWVCSGQSNMEQTMARVNPMFPDEVKSANNPKIRYFDVPDAYDFASPQLDVKGGKWLPADQEHIKQFSAVAYFFAQKVYQKYGIPIGLVNASVGGSPIQSWIRERELKRFPDDYKEAVRFQNPNLIKEIEQQDRNNMRDWHRAVRKKDQGYVNTSMSWHDPKYHPENWKEMERLDLLPVAPGKHPENGVYWFRKDFFLEQENVDNIEAKLLLGTIVDSDSAYINGKLVGTTAYQYPPRRYNVPKGVLKPGKNILVVRVINERGRGGFVKDKPYQLTVGDEIINLKNDWYYKQGAVMPPMPGQTFIRFKPLGLYNAMVVPLQQFPVKGVLWYQGESNAGQPHKYEDQMVSLIEGWRKSWGMPDLPFLFVQLPNFMAPTDAPHSGNWPELREAQRQTLKVPHTGMAVTIDVGEANDIHPLDKKTVGNRLALQAFKVAYGEKKGVYSGPMIKGAQKRGDKVVLTFDHVGQGLDLSEGESLQGFAMAGAEGDYKWAEARLEGGKVILKCGEISHPVKVCYAWANNPVQANLINKEGLPASPFIIDIQ; encoded by the coding sequence GTGTGTTTGAATAGAAGTTCAGTTGTTTGTCTAATTATATTATTGGTACTTAAGGTTCATTGGGGTTATGGAGAAGTGAAACTGCCCCATTTGATCAGCAATGGAATGGTGCTGCAAAGGGACCAAGAAATCCGTATTTGGGGCTGGTCGGATGCTGGTGAAACGGTGAAAGTGGTTTTTGAAGGAAAGAACAAGGTCGTAACGGCAAGTGCCGATGGAGTATGGGAAGCGTTTTTTCCGGCAATGAAGGCAGGGGGACCCTATGCTATGAAAATTTCCGGAAGTGCCAATGCTATTTCCTTGGAGGATATCTGGCTGGGGGATGTGTGGGTTTGCTCTGGTCAGTCTAATATGGAGCAGACCATGGCCAGGGTGAACCCCATGTTCCCAGATGAAGTAAAAAGTGCCAATAACCCCAAAATCCGTTATTTTGATGTGCCGGATGCCTATGATTTTGCTAGTCCCCAACTGGATGTGAAGGGAGGAAAGTGGCTTCCGGCTGATCAGGAACATATCAAACAGTTTTCCGCTGTAGCTTATTTTTTTGCCCAAAAGGTCTACCAGAAGTATGGGATTCCAATAGGTTTGGTCAATGCTAGTGTGGGTGGATCACCGATTCAATCATGGATCAGGGAGCGTGAGCTCAAACGTTTTCCAGATGATTATAAGGAAGCTGTTCGGTTCCAAAATCCAAATTTGATCAAAGAAATCGAACAACAGGACAGGAATAATATGCGGGACTGGCACCGGGCGGTAAGAAAAAAGGATCAAGGCTATGTCAATACTTCTATGTCTTGGCATGATCCTAAATATCACCCGGAAAATTGGAAGGAAATGGAGCGACTGGATCTGCTTCCAGTAGCACCCGGAAAACATCCCGAAAATGGCGTGTATTGGTTCCGAAAGGATTTTTTTCTGGAGCAGGAAAATGTAGATAATATAGAGGCCAAATTGCTTTTGGGAACTATTGTTGACAGTGATTCGGCATATATCAATGGAAAATTGGTAGGCACCACCGCTTATCAATATCCTCCAAGAAGATATAATGTTCCTAAGGGTGTTTTGAAGCCTGGAAAAAACATATTGGTAGTGAGAGTGATCAATGAGCGGGGCAGAGGAGGTTTTGTCAAAGATAAACCCTATCAACTTACAGTAGGAGATGAAATCATTAACCTGAAAAATGACTGGTACTATAAACAAGGGGCTGTCATGCCTCCTATGCCGGGGCAGACTTTTATTAGATTTAAGCCATTAGGCCTTTATAATGCCATGGTGGTGCCATTGCAGCAATTTCCTGTAAAAGGAGTGCTTTGGTACCAAGGGGAATCCAATGCTGGCCAGCCTCATAAATATGAGGATCAAATGGTCTCTTTGATTGAAGGTTGGAGGAAATCCTGGGGGATGCCAGATTTACCTTTTCTGTTTGTACAACTTCCTAATTTTATGGCTCCTACGGATGCTCCACATTCAGGAAACTGGCCTGAGCTGAGGGAAGCCCAAAGACAGACCTTAAAGGTTCCCCATACGGGAATGGCAGTGACCATAGATGTGGGTGAAGCCAATGATATTCATCCCTTAGATAAAAAGACAGTTGGGAACAGGTTGGCCCTTCAGGCTTTTAAAGTGGCTTATGGTGAAAAGAAGGGTGTTTATTCCGGTCCTATGATCAAAGGTGCCCAAAAAAGAGGAGATAAGGTGGTGCTAACTTTTGATCATGTAGGGCAGGGCTTAGACCTCAGCGAAGGAGAATCTCTTCAAGGATTTGCTATGGCTGGAGCAGAAGGGGATTATAAATGGGCAGAAGCCAGATTGGAGGGAGGGAAGGTCATTTTGAAATGTGGGGAGATTTCTCATCCGGTAAAAGTTTGTTATGCTTGGGCCAATAATCCTGTTCAAGCGAACTTGATCAATA